The following proteins are co-located in the Pectinophora gossypiella chromosome 7, ilPecGoss1.1, whole genome shotgun sequence genome:
- the LOC126368317 gene encoding clumping factor A-like, whose translation MLGVKHFLVLILFLGPLFLGALAQNSNSGAAPRSDARSRAEAIAAQRMSKSGSQRGSSAVATSIASATSSANGSGTSAAVANAESTAYSNGKGSSIATSEADAVADSTNGGASYANAGSAAVANNTGSGTAIAAAGSNAVANSTENGTSIADAGSKAVAKNNGSGDSYAGAGSNAVATSNDGSTSYAGSGSNAAADNTDCGTAVATAESNSVADSTSDGIAVAESQSDATATNKGSGTAVADSESNAEATSKNSGISYAGAESNADATNDGSGDSYAGATSDAVAADSNSVDTAGNEDCQPDTNQNEPCENKNSCSDCSNNCTDEDNGNETCENDDSGNPTPPTSDETGSDDTGSNCTDNCTDDDNGNETCENDESGNPSPPTSDETGSDDTGSDCTDNCTDDDNGNETCENDDSGNPSPPTSDETGSDDTGSDCTDNCTDDDNGNETCENDDAGNPSPPTSDETGSDDTGSDCTDNCTDDDNGNETCENDESGNPSPPTSDETGSDDTGSDCTGKFVS comes from the exons ATGTTGGGGGTCAAACATTTCCTAGTTTTGATACTATTTCTGGGGCCCCTATTTCTAGGGGCTCTAGCACAAAACTCAAATTCTGGTG cagCTCCAAGAAGTGATGCCAGATCTAGAGCAGAGGCGATTGCTGCTCAGCGCATGTCTAAATCCG gATCTCAGCGCGGTAGTTCAGCTGTAGCAACTAGTATTGCAAGTG CCACATCCTCTGCAAACG GTTCGGGGACAAGCGCAGCAGTTGCCAATGCAGAATCAACAG CTTACAGTAACGGCAAGGGTTCCTCGATAGCCACATCTGAAGCTGATGCCGTTG CAGACAGTACCAACGGTGGAGCTTCGTATGCCAACGCTGGTTCAGCTGCCGTTG CCAACAACACAGGCAGTGGAACTGCTATTGCAGCCGCAGGATCCAATGCCGTcg ccAACAGCACCGAGAATGGAACATCCATTGCCGACGCGGGGTCAAAAGCCgttg CCAAAAACAACGGCAGTGGAGATTCCTACGCAGGCGCTGGATCAAATGCCGTCG CCACGAGCAATGACGGTAGCACTTCGTATGCCGGGTCAGGATCAAATGCTGCTG CTGACAACACTGATTGTGGAACTGCCGTAGCCACCGCTGAATCAAATTCTGTTG cCGATAGTACCAGCGACGGAATTGCTGTAGCTGAGTCCCAATCAGATGCTACCG CTACCAATAAAGGCAGTGGAACTGCAGTAGCCGACTCCGAATCAAATGCCGAAG CCACAAGCAAAAACAGTGGCATTTCTTACGCCGGCGCAGAATCAAATGCCGATG CCACCAATGACGGCAGTGGAGATTCTTATGCCGGCGCCACATCGGATGCCGTTg CAGCAGACTCCAATTCTGTCGACACTGCAGGCAATGAAGATTGTCAACCCGACACCAACCAAAATGAACCATGCGAAAATAAAAACTCCTGCTCAGATTGCTCTA ATAACTGCACGGACGAAGACAATGGCAATGAAACTTGCGAAAACGACGATTCCGGAAATCCCACTCCTCCTACCAGTGATGAAACAGGCAGTGACGACACCGGCTCAAACTGCACTG ATAACTGCACGGACGACGACAATGGCAATGAAACTTGCGAAAACGACGAATCCGGAAATCCCAGTCCTCCTACCAGTGATGAAACAGGCAGTGACGACACCGGCTCAGACTGCACTG ATAACTGCACGGACGACGACAATGGCAATGAAACTTGCGAAAACGACGATTCCGGAAATCCCAGTCCTCCTACCAGTGATGAAACAGGCAGTGACGACACCGGCTCAGACTGCACTG ATAACTGCACGGACGACGACAATGGCAATGAAACTTGCGAAAACGACGATGCCGGAAATCCCAGTCCTCCTACCAGTGATGAAACAGGCAGTGACGACACCGGCTCAGACTGCACTG ATAACTGCACGGACGACGACAATGGCAATGAAACTTGCGAAAACGACGAATCCGGAAATCCCAGTCCTCCTACCAGTGATGAAACAGGCAGTGACGACACCGGCTCAGACTGCACTGGtaagtttgtttcataa
- the LOC126368512 gene encoding putative odorant receptor 85d, which produces MFIACSFAVVFICLTAFTCTVVDGLYETLRYFFFFLSIVLDTCIQCMMGQVLLNHSLKFSERIYNCDWVYADVPTRKMIAMFLMRSQAPFKLSGNGYFIMNLNTYSSICSTSYQFFNLLRTIYTTQPKT; this is translated from the exons ATGTTTATCGCTTGCAGTTTTGCCGTTGTTTTCATTTGCCTCACAGCGTTTACCTGCACG GTGGTGGACGGTCTCTATGAAACACTTCGctactttttcttctttttatctaTTGTTTTGGATACATGTATACAATGCATGATGGGACAAGTACTCTTAAATCAC AGCCTAAAATTTTCGGAACGAATATACAACTGTGACTGGGTGTATGCCGACGTCCCTACCAGGAAGATGATTGCGATGTTTCTGATGCGATCGCAAGCTCCATTCAAATTGTCTGGAAACGGCTACtttattatgaatttaaatacttatagtTCA ATCTGCAGCACATCGTATCAATTCTTTAATTTACTACGCACCATATATACGACCCAACCTAAAACATAG